The Nostoc sp. 'Lobaria pulmonaria (5183) cyanobiont' DNA window TCAAATTTGTTGGAGGCGGTGGAGTTACTGGCGACATTGCGATCGCACCGCATGACCCGCGATCGCGATTTAGTTCAAGAAGGGGAAGCCATAGCTCAAATTAATGCCACCCTTGAGCGACAAACAGGTGTTAGTGACCTGACCTTGACCTTGCGCCGTAATGGTCGCCGTAGCGTTGCTCTCAATGGCGAATCGATCCGCCGTCAAATGGACTTTCTCGGCGTTCTCAATGCAGTCCAATTTTCCAGCCTGGATTTAGAACTAGTACGTGGCGGTCCCGAAGGTCGCCGTAACTGGTTAGATACATTATTAATTCAACTGGAACCAGTTTATGCTCACATTTTGCAGCAGTATAATCATGTATTACGCCAGCGCAATGCCTTTTTAAAACGCCATGTAGAGACGTTAGATGCAACATCTTTACAATCAGAACTAGCGCTGTGGGATGCACAGTTAGCTACTACAGGAACTAGGGTAATTAGACGACGCGATCGCGCCATTCAAAGATTAGCTCCCATTGCTACCACCTGGCACGGCAGTATCAGTGGCAGTACAGAAATTCTCCAAATCAAGTATGTGCCTAATATTCCTTTAGAGGATAACCAGCCAGAAGAAGTACAGCAAGCTTTTTTAGCAAAAATTCAGCAGCGAGCCGTTGCTGAAATGCACCAAGGTACTACCCTTGTCGGCCCGCATCGAGACGAAATAGAATTAACTATTAACCAGACACCCGCTCGTCAATATGGTTCTCAAGGTCAGCAACGAACGCTGGTTCTAGCTTTAAAATTAGCCGAATTACAATTAATTGAAGAAGTCGTTAAAGAGCCACCATTACTATTGCTGGATGATGTTCTTGCCGAACTAGATTTATCCCGCCAAAATCAATTGCTTGATGCCATTCAAGACCGCTTTCAAACCCTGATTACTACTACTCACTTGGGTTCTTTTGATTCCCAATGGTTGAAGTCATCGCAAATTATTTTCGTGAAAGCAGGAGAATTAACAATGAAAAATTAAAAATTTATATAAAGATCAATACGCTTGGGTTAAGGGTTATTGGTGTAGATAATTGGTCTTTCAAGACACAATTTATCGCGTCTCTACATCGGGGTTTTGTTGCTCATTCTGAACTGTATTGATTTAAAGATATTTTCATCGAAATATCACGAGGCAGGTTAAAACCCCACTCCTCGTGGGTGGCTTGATTTAATTGCGAATTGCGAATTGGTTTCATACAAGAATTTATAGCATCCATCTGTATGCCTCTACTATGATTTTTTTTGATGTTTTTCTAACCTTTTAAAAACGTTGAGAACTAAAAAAGTCAGCATAGCACTGATTAATCCTAACTGCCATAAACCACAGCCAGCAGCAATTCCCAATGCAGATGAAACCCAAATAGCCGCTGCTGAGGTGAGTCCGTGAATTTCAAGTTGCTGTGATTCTTGGGAAGATTGGCGTACAATTTCTCCAGCACCAAGAAATCCTACACCAGCTGCAATCCCTTGAATCACGCGGCTAAGTGCATCAGGACTAGCAGCTTGTAGTCCTCCTGTTTGCATGATTATCAAGATAAATAAGGCTGAACCTAAACTCACCAGCATGTGAGTTCTTAAACCAGCTGGTTTGCGCCTAATTTGGCGTTCTAAGCCGATGATTGCTCCAATA harbors:
- the recF gene encoding DNA replication/repair protein RecF (All proteins in this family for which functions are known are DNA-binding proteins that assist the filamentation of RecA onto DNA for the initiation of recombination or recombinational repair.), with the protein product MYLKTLNLRQFRNYQDQKVEFTAAKTILVGNNAQGKSNLLEAVELLATLRSHRMTRDRDLVQEGEAIAQINATLERQTGVSDLTLTLRRNGRRSVALNGESIRRQMDFLGVLNAVQFSSLDLELVRGGPEGRRNWLDTLLIQLEPVYAHILQQYNHVLRQRNAFLKRHVETLDATSLQSELALWDAQLATTGTRVIRRRDRAIQRLAPIATTWHGSISGSTEILQIKYVPNIPLEDNQPEEVQQAFLAKIQQRAVAEMHQGTTLVGPHRDEIELTINQTPARQYGSQGQQRTLVLALKLAELQLIEEVVKEPPLLLLDDVLAELDLSRQNQLLDAIQDRFQTLITTTHLGSFDSQWLKSSQIIFVKAGELTMKN
- a CDS encoding MgtC/SapB family protein; protein product: MANTYYLATDDWLNISFRLCTALLIGAIIGLERQIRRKPAGLRTHMLVSLGSALFILIIMQTGGLQAASPDALSRVIQGIAAGVGFLGAGEIVRQSSQESQQLEIHGLTSAAAIWVSSALGIAAGCGLWQLGLISAMLTFLVLNVFKRLEKHQKKS